aaaagatatttcTTACCATAATTTTTACACACTCAGACACATAGAGGGGAAAAGAATTTGGATAGTTTGATCATCCTTGGTTAAAGAACCTGTTTCATTTATGAGTGATGCAggacaacgaaaaaaaagtcGAAACATAGAAGCCATAACCTTTAACTCTCTAGATCACATTAGTACTTCTCCTAACTATCTGCCAAATGATTtacattatgttagtttggagaatttggtatgggatCAATTAGTTAtctcataattgatatttttctttattctcatcacttgtctgcttgatattgtggagatatagtaaggagaaattatcacggcttggtcactcacaggagttagTGGGTTAAGGGTAGTTAGCACAaagccaaaaaacaaaaaccttcaTGGGTCCTTACAATGATGTAAAGCCAGATTAACCAATTAGATTTGagtctaagaaaaaaaatgcaggcTAAGGGTTTGATTAAAAGAAGAGGTAGTTTGGGTGAATCTGATCCTAATTTAGTATGAGAAGGTAAAGACTGATAAAATATCATTCCACCCTGTTGAAAAATACTGGTTTCTTTGACGCTCGACCCCTACTTTCTCAGTTGTGTGTTGCAGagggtggttttttttttcttgaatccCATTGGTAGCTGTtcaatccccccccccccatcagtCCCTTAGAGTATTTTCAACCCCTACTCAGCGAGTCTCTGACGTCTCCTTGCCCTACCGCTACTCCGTATAAAATTATCTGTCTCGAAACGAGGCCATAGAATTCTAAGATGGCGGATGCAAGTGAATGATGCATGTGCTAGCCTAAATCAGCTGTTCAAGTCATGTCATTGCAGAGGTTTACATCTTTTTGTCACGCAAGAACGTTTTTTGTCTTAAATACACGGCTCAGTGTTCGTCTTTGTTCGTCAAAGATTTCTAAAAATCTTAAATCGGCCAAACTTTACGAACCTCGAGATGTAGTTCACAACTATTACAATTTTTATGCTGCGAGGGAAAGATTCTTCAAACCTTCAGTTCGATGTATTAGCACTGCTTACCATCTTCTTCAAGAGAGCAGTATATCGACTGGCGAAAAAACAAGTGCCACTGTAAAGGACGAAGCGACTATCATTTCCCAACTAAATTCAGAATTTTACGAGGAAGAAGCTGATATTCCAAACAGGCAGCCGAAGCCTCGTGCAACCGTTGTACAGTACAAACTAGATCAAAATGGTTTTATGAAGGTTCAAGATCTAGTagatttccttaaaaaagagaGTGCAGTAGACATTTGTGTGATAAAAACAAGAGGAATTAGGCAAAATTACGTGGATTACTTCGTTGTTGTCAGCGGTGTCTCTACAAGACATATCAGGGCTATGGCGAAAAATCTGGAACTACTGGTAGGTTGATATTATATGTTATTAACTGTTATAatatatgttataaataagggGTGCTACAGACTGGGCATAGCTGGAAACCTCATTCCTAGGGTTGTCTGTCTTCCTCCATTATGGGGCAATCTTGATACCTGAACCAGTAAGGAAGTAAAATGACTCTATGAAAAAGGCTGGAACAGCTGAAGCTAGGCTCTTGTAAGCAGACACCCTCATGACAAGGAAAGGGAGTTTGTAACTGAAGCCTGTTTGAGAATTATTACCTTAAACAGCTCTGGAGGTGAAAGTAGTCTTTAATGTTGATAATGTATTTTATTGTGAGTCTGACTATTACAGttcaaaggaaaaatgttaCCTGGCATTGGAAAAGGTGGGCATCCTGTGGTAGAAGGAATGGAGAGTAACCATTGGGTGGCACTAGATATAGGTAAGAATGGTCATGCTGTGTTCATAGCTAAAACTTCGGAATTTGAGAGTAGCAGACTTTTTCAGCTCTTGTTATGGGGCGAGCTGACAACTTGTTCAGATTTCAGCTGCTtatattattcttttcatcTCTAGATGTGATATAAATACCTTTTTCACTCCTCTGCTACTATTGCACCTTTATGCATCTATCAGTTTGAAGTATCAGTTACCCCATGGAAACGTCTCAAGCATTTGCAGATTGGCTCAtgcaaaccccccccccccctcctgggcaaaaattgctttcaaatgccccacccaataTTGAGTGATTCTTTGTGTTATCAATGAATGTTGTAGAACTTAGCAAAGTCACATATTGGTTTTTGGTGCtgctgttggttttttttgctGGTAAGCATTGTACTCTGGTGTAGAAATTTCTTTCTAAGCCATTTTCTCACCAAAGAAGAttcttaacctttaactcctcCATTAAAAGATGTGCACTACACTGGAAAGTCTAGACACTTTTGGTTCAAATGTCCCACCTgggcaaggttcaaattccctgCCCCCCCGGGCACAGACAACAGTAAATACCCATGGGTTGccagaaggggggggggggcaagtTTAAGTTTTGATTAGATTGGCACATTACTATCATGCTCTCTTTTACCTGCTGGATGTTTGGAAGATGTTAAAACCCATGGCCATTGTGAATGGAATTTTCTAacatttgcttttattttgcaGGTAACATTGTTGTGCATTTCTTTCTTCCTGAAGTTCGTGAGGTGTATGAACTGGAGAAGCTTTGGACTCTAGGGCCAGAGTATGATGACCAATCAAGGGCCTTTTTGGAGGAAGAGAGATTTCGTCAGGCAACTGAGTATGGTATAAAACTTGACAAACCAGTCAGTGATGAGCTTGGTGAGGATGGTCCTGTTGTTGAAGAGCTTGGCATGGATGATCCACGTCGCTACTGAGCATAACTTAAGTGACAAAACCATGGGAGGGTAACATAGTTTAATGTAAGCCTCATACGCTCCCCAAATGAATTACATTTGCAACGTATGTTTCCTACCTTGAGCATAAAATTGGTAAACCTATGGAGAGAAACTGTCAAATCTTTGAGAAGCCCCTTTCGGATCTCACTGCACCCCTTTCACATTGGCAAGAAGTCAGAGGTCTGAGCAGATCTTAACCAAATTATAGAGATGTTGCAATGTTGCACCTCATTTGGTTGTCAGGCAAAGGAAGCTCGGATGGAGAATTGTGGTGGGTGGAGGGGATGCCCTTTCATATCCCCTTTCTCCCTCTACTTACAGGTGCATACATTTCACCCATACCTGGTAGCATGTGTGGTGAACGAGCAGAAGTAtactttcagaaaaattttaaaaaatcacatgTGATACAGTTTTCTGCAGTTTATTTGAAGTTCTCCATTTAAGAGGTGCTAGTTTGTAGTAAATAATGTTACAGTTTGGAAAGTTCTCTTGAAACTTAAGTAGATTATCAGTTAGTCATGAAATAGTTATATAGACTAAAATTCAGCAATATATAGTATTTCTTAGTTTGAATAGTATCTCTATATGACACATACTTGAAAATTGCCAATAGAATTAATGGAACTACTTTGATATAGTGATATAGTGGAAATGTAGTTATACTGATTAAATTATTGGCTTAAGGTGCAGTATTCGTAATTGTAGGATACTTGTATTCAagatgttaatttttcaaagctaTCTCGGAGAATTTTTTAAGTCAGAACTGTATTTCTAGTAAAGTTTTCTCAGAAGTTAGAGGAGAAGTATACTCCAGACACCatataattttcatcttttccaaTTAAAAGTACAAatgaaattgtgaataaaaGTTGTATGGTTTTTGAAGTGAACTTCTCCTTCAGACATTATTTTTACTTGTTCATCATACAGGCAGAAAAATGTAACACGTGATGTGCAATGCACGTGGATTAATACGTGATGTGTAGTGCACTAGCATAGGACTTTATGTCTGTCCCACGTGGCAAGAATATGATGTGCAATGCACGTGGATTAATACGTGATGTGTAGTGCACTCGCATAGGACTTTATGTCTGTCCCACGTGACAAGAACGTGAAAGGCCAGACACCTGTATTGGATTTGGCTAAATTCACAGAGGTTCATAACTATGTACATTAGAAGCAGAAATTGGTTTCTTGACCACGAAGTGTTGCCCAATATCTCTTTGTGGGCTGCATGGGTAGGGGAAAACCGTCTTTCAGTTCATATAAATCGGATTTAATAGggttcctttttttaaacaactgTTCCACTCAATTCTCAGAGCTTCATACAAGTTGTACTTAAGCATTAACCAATAATTACCTATCGCGCGTAAAACTATCGCAACATTTGGTTTGAAGACCCTAACAGTCTTAGCTGTGACGAGCTAGCTAAACTCCGAGACATGTatattttcataataatttcaTGATAATTTTCTACGCATCCAACATAACATAACCTAATCTGAGCGCACACAGCATTGGCAATGTTTGCTCCTTtcaaacaataacaatacacGTACCTCTTGCTTATTGTAACCGCTGGTTATCCATTTACCTGGCAATCGCACCTTTGCGCCTCAAACACATTTTATccggggggaggggaggaggagggCGTACGACCTTCCCTTTACACGGATGTCAACAACTCTTTATCTTCCTCGACTTTGTCCGACTCAGATTCAATTGAGTTCTTAGTATCTGTTGTTCCGTTCATCGAGATTTGAGCCCCGCCATTATTGTTGACTTGTAGCTGTTGCTTCTGAGAATAAAGAGTTCCATCTAGGGATGTATCGCTGCTCCCACACATGGTGCATGTTCCTATGGGTTTGGCCCCATTCCGTCTGTTGGTCACTTTTAGGTCATCCCTCCTTTTGCTCCTTTTGATCTTAAGGACGCACTCTATCCACGAGCGGAAATATGTTTTGAAGCCCTCTCGGAACTGTTCGTTGACGGCGTTGTAAATGAGCGGATTGGCGGCGCTGTTTGCGTAAACACAAATCTGACAGATCTGTTTGATGCCATAAGCATGAGGGTATTCGCCCTCTGAtggaaaaagatataaaaactgACAAAGCAATCGTCGCAAGTTCATGGTAAAAATTCTTAAACGAGAAGCATGGGAGAAAGTAATGACAATTCGAGGGTCAAGGAATGggggaaaggaaaaggaacagaCAGTTAAATGAGGGATAACCGAGACGTAGAAGGCGACAATGAATCATTGATTTCGTGGAGTGAGGAAAGGGAAACGATCGGAAGTTAAGTTACAAAAAGGAAGAAGACAGCAAATGGGAAATTGACAACGTGTTGTTATTTACAAGATCTTTGATGAACAGCCAGGAACATGAAAATATATCAGTGTGCAGGTGTTTGACGGCAAAATGAGGAGAACTTGTTACATCTAACTTAAAATGCACATGACGAGCCTTTGCGTACAGCGAATGCCTAAAGAACGCGAgtatttaaaacatattttgcttTCGACACTTACCTCCTTTACCAAAGTCGAACCACAAGAAGTAAATGTGATTAGGAAGCATCAGCAAAGCAAAGACAATTACAACAACAGTGAGAATCTTCATTACTTTATGCGCTTCCTTTTCCTGGTCGCGCTGAAGGGTATCGTTTGAATACGACCCTTTGTCCTTGCGAAGATCGCGGCCAATTCTATCAGAACAAAATGTGGAAGTTAGGTGTGCGTTTAAGAGATGCACGCGTGGAGGAATTCGCGCACGGGAAAAACGCACGCGAGGAACTAAGACGCGTGGCGAAGTTGTTTCCAACCAAGTTTCGCTATGCGCGTTTTCTCGCGTGCTCCGCCATAAATTTTCCGGTTTTTCTTGCAGGTTAGGAGGAAGGCTAGACGAAAGGAcggaagaaggaaggaagaagaGAGGAATGGATGGATTGACGGATTGACAGACGGTCGGACGTGCGGAGGAGTTAATAAATAGAGTGAATAATCAATTGCACCGTTCCTCTACCTTATATACGAGAGTCCAATGATGGATAACGGGACGACATACTGCAGAAGGAAGATCGAAATGGTATAACCGCCAGCGTTCAGCCCTTTTTCGTGGAAATATTCATGGCACTCAGTACCAGCAGCGTTCATCTCCAAAACGGCAATGTATGGCGACACCAGAGCTAATGCAAAAACCCAAATTATGCCAATAACTTTCTTTGCGTCACGAGTCTGTAGCTGCGGACGGAGTGGATACACGACTGCCATGAACCTGTAGGTTAAAGTTAGGGTTAGGGACAACTGGAATGAttttaataaagaaatgatATGTTCAGTTGTTTTTGCTGCCATTTATGCTTTGAAGCATTTGTGCTTGTGAGTGGAATACATGTAACTGCGCATCAAGAGGTTCCGCCTTGACTGAGCGCCATCCGCGAAGTGACAACAGCTTTATTTCGCCTTTTGCTTGTGGCAAGAAATATTTCGATCAGCTGGTGATTTTGCATGCAAATAAGACGAAAGCATTTTCTTAGTTCAGTTTTTGTTCTCCAATATTTCAGACTAAATATCatatcttaaaatatttattctttgTGAAATCAGTCAATACCGTCAACCGGTGtacaagaacaacaaaattCGCTTCAATTATTCGGGTAACAAAACCTAAATGTAAAACAGAGCGTGAAAGGTTTGAAA
The sequence above is a segment of the Pocillopora verrucosa isolate sample1 chromosome 13, ASM3666991v2, whole genome shotgun sequence genome. Coding sequences within it:
- the LOC131789470 gene encoding uncharacterized protein, with the protein product MSLQRFTSFCHARTFFVLNTRLSVRLCSSKISKNLKSAKLYEPRDVVHNYYNFYAARERFFKPSVRCISTAYHLLQESSISTGEKTSATVKDEATIISQLNSEFYEEEADIPNRQPKPRATVVQYKLDQNGFMKVQDLVDFLKKESAVDICVIKTRGIRQNYVDYFVVVSGVSTRHIRAMAKNLELLFKGKMLPGIGKGGHPVVEGMESNHWVALDIGNIVVHFFLPEVREVYELEKLWTLGPEYDDQSRAFLEEERFRQATEYGIKLDKPVSDELGEDGPVVEELGMDDPRRY
- the LOC131789567 gene encoding neuropeptide FF receptor 2-like, whose protein sequence is MTDNLTGDSSNDGLNNMPKDSFYYIRLVCYVIIFIVGVVGNILVCLVVCRQRKMKNVTNYFIFNLAVSDLFVLLICIPFDFGEIVTGNFPYGAVMCRLIYPLQTMAATASVGTLVAISLNRFMAVVYPLRPQLQTRDAKKVIGIIWVFALALVSPYIAVLEMNAAGTECHEYFHEKGLNAGGYTISIFLLQYVVPLSIIGLSYIRIGRDLRKDKGSYSNDTLQRDQEKEAHKVMKILTVVVIVFALLMLPNHIYFLWFDFGKGEGEYPHAYGIKQICQICVYANSAANPLIYNAVNEQFREGFKTYFRSWIECVLKIKRSKRRDDLKVTNRRNGAKPIGTCTMCGSSDTSLDGTLYSQKQQLQVNNNGGAQISMNGTTDTKNSIESESDKVEEDKELLTSV